Proteins encoded in a region of the Ciona intestinalis chromosome 6, KH, whole genome shotgun sequence genome:
- the neurogenin gene encoding transcription factor protein (The RefSeq protein has 2 substitutions compared to this genomic sequence), whose product MLDFSSNKSEQGYAIFSSVVPTSIGTSGAQKNDGGPAMHSKQGTVAYNVAAGNAQYTDLGKTSQDVMDLFQKDTVNSNNNNNNNDKTEKPKKKRRRERSPVTINKLKKIRRSKANDRERNRMHGLNDALEELRHVLPTYPDETKLTKIETLRFAYNYIWCLSEMLKNGTAGNSFDAKSAAQEMMSSVLTSSQVGTENFPTAPTAFQDFAPSNDVTATSYQQPGQYYQQYPNQQQFRPNRDVMQPTVTSLEIPDDLESIQAPFMSSQSDFVLEQVVTNQANQGNEIFFQNQQIPNNNNNNNNSNNNNNNVQAVLPSISNSLLARRNISSPMTLPSNGQVQFQAPISPPFSGNSPTCPSPMYPVAQPNFYMPPTPSDCGSMAGSSPFNSPQKQLPSPDVPYMPNYSMHLLR is encoded by the exons ATGTTGGATTTTTCTTCAAATAAGTCGGAACAAGGTTACGCCATATTTTCTTCTGTTGTTCCGACAAGCATTGGGACATCGGGCGCACAAAAAAACGACGGCGGGCCCGCCATGCATTCGAAGCAGGGGACGGTCGCTTATAACGTCGCAGCCGGGAATGCACAATATACTGATTTAGGAAAGACCTCACAAGACGTAATG GATCTCTTCCAAAAAGACACAGTCAacagtaacaacaacaacaacaataacgaCAAAACAGAAAAGCCAAAAAAGAAGCGCAGACGCGAAAGAAGTCCAGTGACAattaacaagttaaaaaagatTCGACGATCAAAAGCTAATGACAGAGAACGAAACCGAATGCATGGTCTTAATGACGCACTAGAAGAATTAAG ACATGTTTTGCCGACCTACCCCGACGAGaccaaattaacaaaaatcgAAACCTTGCGATTCGCATACAATTATATTTGGTGTTTGagtgaaatgttaaaaaatggaaCAGCGGGAAATAGTTTTG atgCAAAATCCGCCGCTCAAGAAATGATGTCATCAGTTCTGACGTCATCTCAAGTAGGCACCGAAAACTTCCCAACCGCGCCCACGGCATTTCAAAACTTCGCCCCctccaatgacgtcacagctaCGTCATACCAGCAGCCTGGGCAATACTACCAGCAATACCCAAACCAGCAACAATATCGACcaaatcgtgacgtcatgcagcctactgtgacgtcactggaaATCCCCGACGACCTAGAAAGCATCCAAGCTCCTTTTATGTCGTCACAATCTGACTTTGTTCTGGAGCAAGTGGTCACAAACCAAGCTAACCAAGGAAACGAGATTTTCTTTCAAAATCAACAGATAccaaacaacaataataacaacaacaacagcaacaacaacaacaacaatgttCAAGCAGTTTTGCCGTCGATTTCGAACTCGTTGTTGGCTAGAAGAAACATCTCGTCTCCAATGACGTTACCCAGCAATGGACAAGTCCAATTTCAGGCCCCCATTTCACCTCCATTTTCTGGGAATTCCCCGACGTGCCCCAGCCCCATGTACCCAGTTGCACAGCCCAACTTTTACATGCCGCCGACCCCAAGCGATTGTGGAAGTATGGCGGGATCGTCGCCCTTCAATAGCCCGCAGAAGCAACTTCCTTCTCCCGATGTACCATACATGCCAAACTACTCCATGCATTTACTCCGATAA
- the neurogenin gene encoding transcription factor protein isoform X1: MLDFSSNKSEQGYAIFSSVVPTSIGTSGAQKNDGGPAMHSKQGTVAYNVAAGNAQYTDLGKTSQDVMDLFQKDTVNSNNNNNNNDKTEKPKKKRRRERSPVTINKLKKIRRSKANDRERNRMHGLNDALEELRHVLPTYPDETKLTKIETLRFAYNYIWCLSEMLKNGTAGNSFDAKSAAQEMMSSVLTSSQVGTENFPTAPTAFQNFAPSNDVTATSYQQPGQYYQQYPNQQQYRPNRDVMQPTVTSLEIPDDLESIQAPFMSSQSDFVLEQVVTNQANQGNEIFFQNQQIPNNNNNNNNSNNNNNNVQAVLPSISNSLLARRNISSPMTLPSNGQVQFQAPISPPFSGNSPTCPSPMYPVAQPNFYMPPTPSDCGSMAGSSPFNSPQKQLPSPDVPYMPNYSMHLLR, translated from the exons ATGTTGGATTTTTCTTCAAATAAGTCGGAACAAGGTTACGCCATATTTTCTTCTGTTGTTCCGACAAGCATTGGGACATCGGGCGCACAAAAAAACGACGGCGGGCCCGCCATGCATTCGAAGCAGGGGACGGTCGCTTATAACGTCGCAGCCGGGAATGCACAATATACTGATTTAGGAAAGACCTCACAAGACGTAATG GATCTCTTCCAAAAAGACACAGTCAacagtaacaacaacaacaacaataacgaCAAAACAGAAAAGCCAAAAAAGAAGCGCAGACGCGAAAGAAGTCCAGTGACAattaacaagttaaaaaagatTCGACGATCAAAAGCTAATGACAGAGAACGAAACCGAATGCATGGTCTTAATGACGCACTAGAAGAATTAAG ACATGTTTTGCCGACCTACCCCGACGAGaccaaattaacaaaaatcgAAACCTTGCGATTCGCATACAATTATATTTGGTGTTTGagtgaaatgttaaaaaatggaaCAGCGGGAAATAGTTTTG atgCAAAATCCGCCGCTCAAGAAATGATGTCATCAGTTCTGACGTCATCTCAAGTAGGCACCGAAAACTTCCCAACCGCGCCCACGGCATTTCAAAACTTCGCCCCctccaatgacgtcacagctaCGTCATACCAGCAGCCTGGGCAATACTACCAGCAATACCCAAACCAGCAACAATATCGACcaaatcgtgacgtcatgcagcctactgtgacgtcactggaaATCCCCGACGACCTAGAAAGCATCCAAGCTCCTTTTATGTCGTCACAATCTGACTTTGTTCTGGAGCAAGTGGTCACAAACCAAGCTAACCAAGGAAACGAGATTTTCTTTCAAAATCAACAGATAccaaacaacaataataacaacaacaacagcaacaacaacaacaacaatgttCAAGCAGTTTTGCCGTCGATTTCGAACTCGTTGTTGGCTAGAAGAAACATCTCGTCTCCAATGACGTTACCCAGCAATGGACAAGTCCAATTTCAGGCCCCCATTTCACCTCCATTTTCTGGGAATTCCCCGACGTGCCCCAGCCCCATGTACCCAGTTGCACAGCCCAACTTTTACATGCCGCCGACCCCAAGCGATTGTGGAAGTATGGCGGGATCGTCGCCCTTCAATAGCCCGCAGAAGCAACTTCCTTCTCCCGATGTACCATACATGCCAAACTACTCCATGCATTTACTCCGATAA